In Hyphomicrobium denitrificans 1NES1, one DNA window encodes the following:
- a CDS encoding DUF1348 family protein, translated as MTDRPPLPPFTRETAAQKVRGAEDAWNMRDPERVALAYTEDSRWRNRAEFPVGRAQIVEFLKRKWNRELDYRLIKELWAFDNNRIAVRFAYEFHDDSGQWYRAYGNENWEFDAHGLMAVRHASINDMRIAESDRKYHWPLGPRPKDHPGLSDLGL; from the coding sequence ATGACCGACCGGCCTCCGTTGCCACCATTTACCCGCGAGACAGCCGCGCAGAAAGTTCGCGGCGCAGAAGATGCCTGGAACATGCGCGATCCGGAGCGTGTCGCACTCGCCTATACGGAGGACAGTCGCTGGCGCAATCGCGCCGAATTTCCCGTCGGGCGCGCTCAGATCGTCGAATTTCTGAAGCGAAAGTGGAACCGCGAGCTGGATTACCGGCTGATCAAGGAGCTATGGGCGTTCGACAACAACCGCATTGCCGTCCGCTTCGCGTACGAATTCCACGACGACAGCGGCCAGTGGTACCGCGCCTATGGCAACGAGAACTGGGAGTTCGACGCACACGGCCTGATGGCGGTTCGTCACGCCAGCATCAACGATATGAGGATCGCGGAATCGGACCGCAAATATCACTGGCCTCTCGGCCCGCGCCCGAAAGACCACCCGGGCCTCTCCGATCTCGGCCTCTGA
- a CDS encoding carboxymuconolactone decarboxylase family protein: MYDISNLSNLPQLRSLSSATMAAFENFDRAAMAPGTIPRRYKELIALAVAIATQCPYSLEVHRTNAENAGVTEAEIAEVIFLAATMRATAAIAHGTHLVGPRKAKR, translated from the coding sequence ATGTACGACATATCCAATCTTTCGAATCTGCCACAGCTACGCAGTTTGTCGTCCGCTACGATGGCGGCATTCGAGAATTTCGATCGTGCTGCGATGGCGCCGGGTACGATCCCGCGGCGTTACAAGGAGCTTATTGCTCTTGCGGTCGCGATTGCCACGCAATGCCCCTACAGTCTCGAAGTACACCGGACGAATGCGGAAAATGCGGGTGTGACGGAGGCTGAGATCGCGGAAGTGATTTTTCTTGCGGCGACAATGCGCGCTACGGCGGCAATCGCTCACGGTACGCATCTCGTGGGTCCACGCAAGGCGAAGCGATGA